Genomic DNA from Telopea speciosissima isolate NSW1024214 ecotype Mountain lineage chromosome 2, Tspe_v1, whole genome shotgun sequence:
CCACTTTTGTCCCCTTTACATATTCTCCGTCATATAGTACTCCCAATCTTACAGAAACTCCATTACCTTGAACATGTCTGTGTGTTGCCTGATGCTGCTGCACATTCTTTGGTCTCATTACATATGTTAAATCAATCTAACAGGACCTGTTATTCTTGAGTTGCCCTTGCTGTTCCATCTCTGAAACAGTAAATAGAATTTTAGTCAAACACagcattttcttaaaaaaaaattcgcAACTTGGAATTTATTTCTGGTTCTTTAGTAATATCTTGTGTCTCTCTATATTTGATGTCCTTTGATCCCGTAGAGTTAAATGATCTCTTCTGCTTCTGCTTGTGATCTGTCTGTGAGTTGACTCTTATATACCATTGACTTTTTATGTTTGTTTGTGTTGTTGATCATCGTAGATACCATCAACACGTGCAATTTCACCAAAGCTTGGAAGACACAAGAGCTCCAATACTGCTGCAGAAAATTTCCCGGAAGCTGGTGGGTCTTGTCGGAGCCCACATAAAAGCCTGGACCACAACAAGGTAACTAAAGGAGCCAAGGAAAACAGCAGCGGAGATTCTATTACTTCAAAGAAGCCTCTTAGAAAATCCCTCTCTAAGCTCTTGTCTCAGAAATCTATGAAATCTTCAGAAAAGCCTCTcatgtcaaaaacaaaaactacagAAGTAGGATATGTCAACCAGAatgaagaaacccaagaaaaccAATACAAATCTGTGAACTCCTTTGAGGCTGAAGCGAGGACTGAGCCAGTGTGTGTTAGGAACCCGATAGAGAAAGATGAGATAATTAACTTACCAGATCCCAAAAGTACTTCTGAAGAAGTTGATGTCAAAGGTTAAAGGTGTAATCTCTGTTCTGATTCTATGTTGTGCAGAAGGAATTTCCCTAGGTGTTTGTGTATAGTAAGGGTATGTCATTCTAGACATTGTTGTTTCTTGACAGATTAAAGTAAATACAGTCAGGTGTTTTGTTTCATGTTGTACCTTTCTTGCAAACATTGATTATGTAgagagtttctctctctctcccctcccccccccctcccgcGTCGTTTTTATTAAGGCTCTTCAATGAAGGTAACATTCATATATCTCACTCTTTTAATTAATAGCACAAGGTGTGATTCGTGTGAACATGCCTATGGATTGGTAGTGAAATGGAGAAATATGATGTAGGATTACGGGTCCTTCTAAGTGTCACTGTGCCTGGTGAAGAATAACGTTTCACTATTTACCACTTGGCAGttcatgggttagtccatgtgatagcaGACTATATATACATCTCAAtagccaaattttagtccaaagcaAAGAAAGTTACTCAAACTTTGATTcgaagttttagtaaaattatcaaaatgccacatcaaatggatatgaatataaGATATAAAATagcatcttttgtaattttagctacttcagggtgactgcgctagagactcaggttaggTGCTTAGAgaagcgactagactaagatctgtatggtgtttatttattgcgagtgacatgcccaccctaatgggagttacgccatagcatgcatatcatactgcatgtgctcatGACGACCGATTGTGAGAGTGACAGAATGGATTcctgcttcgtcactgtgtgagtCACGTGGAtatattaatcccacaatacccttattacctgagacgatgtcatgaaaaagacacccaatgatgctactttgacgttctccttaggaccatggatgatgcggtccagcgggaagcgattgggaaagctgttggggatatttggattaACATGAAGGGCTCAGGGAAATCCATTggacgttacacctttgttatgtgactcattgcccgggcgACGGATCGTATTAGTGATCGACGCAGTTATGAGTACATTgcataccaaggattaacactaCTCATCATGAagggtcgagagtgttagatcgggtgtaagtagatcgtttggggtatttcaagacttttgagagtgatgtactatgttggctagatggaagtttgatatagtactcctaccttgtatcaTCTTGACAAGTCGCATgccccattacctgtatggaggataacgtggaatgagagaaacttgaatacATAATATATGCGCCctgtgtgggcgagtgggagatgtaaattgTTAGTGGGCCTAAGACCCAGCTAGTCCGCCCACATGGGGCAAGTTGGCTGAGCcgaaaacgagagagagagggggacgATCACTAAAGTGACCGATCCCTCCTCTGGCTGGCTTGGGTGTAGCCTATAAATATACTTATTAGGCTCAACCCTCATTAAGGATTAATTAattgtctctctccctctcttttcaagttctgtgttatcctagggtttccatcgttgcctagggttttgtggtgtggagttctcaaGTGGAGAAGCCTGTCGCTATCGTGATCTGCTAGTAACCGCAAGCCGCATTCGATCATCCCTTTCGCTGTGACTacattcggttcaggtaatccctaaacctccgTGATTAATGGAATGCTCATATgctaacatatatatatattaatattgaTGAAGTTCTAAGATCGGATCGGTCGATCTAAATGAGAATCCCAATCTAGGTACCGTTCCAGTAAAATGTCAAGGGATCGGCCATACTAATTCcatccgagattacgaaccggATAGGGACTTTTATGAAGGGATTTTTTCGGCAAACGGATTGCTCTATTTGATGTCATATGACTTCATTCCTGCTGTTCTTCTTGTTCGTCGTGCATCATTATCAAGGAGACTGAATCTAGTATGCGAAAGCTGGACTAGAGGTAATTTGAGTTTACTCCATATTATTTTAGTTCAATGGATTAGGTAAATTTTTTGGGTAGGCACAGTGTAATAATGTATGTTAGAATTTTCAAAGTTTGTACGAGTGCGGtggttcaaatttcaaaagtatTCTATCCCAGATTTGGGAGTGGTGGTAAGTTGCCGGAAAATTTATGAAGTTATTAAAATTTAGGTAAGaatgagtttaaaaaaaaataaaatcttaaaaaaacTTTCTGGTAGCTTTGAGTGTGGAGGGTTGCAGTTGTGCCGTTCAAGCAAAGCATATTTGACTAGATAAAgcatattttagggtttctttgGTAGAGAACCATGTGCAGGTTTCTCTTGGGatgaaaaaagaaattagaaaagGGTTCTTTAATCTTTCTTCTTTGAAAGTAGATAaccaaagaaagaacaaaataagCTATTATATTCTCCACTAAAGAGTTCTCAGAATCTAATTGACTTTTTCCTCAGCTGAAACTGATATATATAGCTCCCAATTTTAAGCACTGTGATTTGATCCAATTGAATCTCCTACTCTGTAGCCAGAAATGACAAAAGATGTGCTATCCACCGTCTTCAATTTCCGTTGCTTTTGCTacattctctttctcctctcttccgtCCCTTCTATCTCATTTCTCTGTTGGTCTCGTTTCTCACGCTCTTGCCATCTCCAAAACCTCTTCATGCCATTAGAGAAAAAAGCTCCCATAGATCTCTTACATTTTCCTGCTGCATGgaactctctctccttttcttcaaACCCACCTCCAAAGCTCCTCAAAATCGCTGTCTTTGTCAAGAAATGGCCGTACAGGAATCTTGTGGGAGGGCTTGAACGGCATGCCTTAACCCTTCACCTTGCCCTTGCAAAAAGAGGCCATGAACTTCACATCTTCACCGCATCCTCCTCAAATTCCTCTTTCCCTACATATCCACAAATCAACATGAATTTCCACCTATCAAAACCAACGGCCGCAGGTTACCTTGATCAAGCCCAGATTTGGAATCAGTTTATTAACCAAAACACTTCGGGGAAACCCTTTGATGTggttcacactgaaagtgtTGGTCTTATGCACACTCGAGCTCGGAATCTATCTAACCTTGCTGTTTCCTGGCATGGGATTGCATATGAAACCATACATTCTGACATCATCCAGGAACTTGTAAGGACTCCTGAAGAGCCCCAGGCATTAGCACTAACTAAGAGAGCCATTAAGGTTGTGGAAGAGGTGAAGTTCTTTCCACGTTATTCTCATCATGTTGCTACTAGTGATCATGCAGGAGATATACTGAAAAGAATTTACATGATCCCTGAAGAACGTGTTCATGTTATTCTTAATGGTGTAGATGAGGAAATCTTCAAGCCAGACACTGCAAGTGGCAAAGATTTTAGGCAGAAGATTGGCATTCCAGATTCAGGAGCTTTGCTCTTTGGGATGGCGGGGAGGTTAGTGAAGGATAAAGGACATCCAATAATGTTTGAATCTCTGAAGCAGATGTTCATGGAAGATGAGACTTTGCAGAGGAGAATCTTCGTTCTGGTTGCTGGACAAGGGCCCTGGGCTGATAGATACAGAGACCTTGGACCCAATGTTCTGGTTTTAGGGCCACTGGAACAAAAGCAACTGGCAAGGTTTTATAATGCATTGGACATCTTTGTGaacccaactcttcgagctcaAGGATTAGATCACACCTTGTTAGAAGCTATGCTTTCTGGTAAACCAGTAATGGCAACTAGACTTGCCAGCATAACAGGGTCTGTGATCGTTGGTTCTGAGATGGGTTATACATTTTCACCAACTGTAAATTCGTTGAGTAAGGCTCTTTATAAGGTTTTGGGAGATGGAAGAGGAATTCTGGTGAAGAAGGGTGAGGTGGCTAGACAGAGAGGTTTGAAGTTGTTTGCTGCTACTACGATGGCAGCTGCCTATGAAAGGCTCTTTTTATGCATATCTAGTGAAAAGATAGAAAGGGATAATGGGCATGACTATTGCAGGTTCCCACTTCTAACTGATCATGAAATAACCAAGTAGTCTTCAATAACCCAATTCAGGTGTTAGTGCTGCAATAAATAAATGCCCTTTTGCTATAGTGCCACCACCACTAGAAGTAAGTGGATTTCAGATGCAAGCACTTTTGGGAGGAAGGTTGCACTATAAAATCCAGGGGATTGGAAG
This window encodes:
- the LOC122649930 gene encoding uncharacterized protein LOC122649930 → MTKDVLSTVFNFRCFCYILFLLSSVPSISFLCWSRFSRSCHLQNLFMPLEKKAPIDLLHFPAAWNSLSFSSNPPPKLLKIAVFVKKWPYRNLVGGLERHALTLHLALAKRGHELHIFTASSSNSSFPTYPQINMNFHLSKPTAAGYLDQAQIWNQFINQNTSGKPFDVVHTESVGLMHTRARNLSNLAVSWHGIAYETIHSDIIQELVRTPEEPQALALTKRAIKVVEEVKFFPRYSHHVATSDHAGDILKRIYMIPEERVHVILNGVDEEIFKPDTASGKDFRQKIGIPDSGALLFGMAGRLVKDKGHPIMFESLKQMFMEDETLQRRIFVLVAGQGPWADRYRDLGPNVLVLGPLEQKQLARFYNALDIFVNPTLRAQGLDHTLLEAMLSGKPVMATRLASITGSVIVGSEMGYTFSPTVNSLSKALYKVLGDGRGILVKKGEVARQRGLKLFAATTMAAAYERLFLCISSEKIERDNGHDYCRFPLLTDHEITK